One window of Quercus robur chromosome 5, dhQueRobu3.1, whole genome shotgun sequence genomic DNA carries:
- the LOC126726138 gene encoding uncharacterized protein LOC126726138: MPSSLSPAPSQAHYLQHLLDSSRPFLRDELESVDKNLPSLVAVLRSAGAGESWHKLSNFLDHLVDIYRILKIWKAPNSVCLCGLLHSSYAISNTNLGIFDPSTDREVVRTHVGDEVERLIHLYCIVPRHHLIRHDLLFHYSDSELVEHLKLSEISLSNAMHKALFNEEEPWRKKLQALLPADGITVKHVKTSQDVPVSRRVVAVFLLMTLADFSEQYFGFQDALFENFNGRLEISGNNCAALWPGDGKPGLWLNYLSRLGALYNLIVREEEIFKEERKRVGGGAEYKHTQRDEDIELVVPPVFENCKRVLDAGEQIVARDLYWEAVCDMSKKNPEELLLRSIEKNPFVGEPHVVLGQVYLTKGMFEEAERGLTLMLEWGSSWDKRMSWKVWIAWARVLLIKAKEKSWPKTSGGIYSLGLVK, from the exons ATGCCATCTTCACTATCTCCGGCACCATCTCAAGCCCACTACCTCCAACACCTCCTAGACTCATCCCGCCCCTTCCTCCGCGATGAACTTGAATCTGTCGACAAGAATTTGCCTTCACTGGTGGCCGTCTTGCGCTCTGCTGGAGCTGGTGAGTCGTGGCACAAGCTTAGCAATTTCCTTGACCACCTTGTTGACATATACCGTATTCTCAAGATTTGGAAAGCACCAAACTCCGTGTGCCTTTGTGGCCTCCTCCACTCCTCCTATGCCATTTCCAACACCAACCTGGGTATATTCGATCCCTCTACGGATCGTGAAGTGGTTCGCACCCATGTTGGGGATGAGGTGGAGAGGTTAATCCACTTGTACTGTATTGTCCCAAGACATCATCTCATTCGTCATGATCTTTTATTCCATTACTCTGATTCAGAACTCGTCGAACACCTTAAGCTTTCAGAGATATCGTTGAGTAATGCCATGCACAAGGCGTTGTTCAATGAAGAAGAACCATGGAGGAAGAAGCTGCAGGCTCTTCTCCCCGCTGACGGGATTACTGTGAAGCACGTTAAAACCAGCCAAGATGTCCCAGTTTCTCGAAGGGTGGTCGCGGTTTTCCTTTTAATGACCTTGGCAGATTTCAGTGAACAATATTTTGGCTTTCAAGACGCTCTCTTTGAAAACTTCAATGGTCGCCTTGAGATTTCAGGCAACAACTGTGCCGCTTTGTGGCCTGGCGATGGCAAGCCAGGTTTATGGTTGAATTATCTATCGAGGTTGGGAGCGCTATATAATCTGAtagtgagagaggaagagatttttaaggaagagaggaaaagggTTGGTGGTGGAG ctgaatacaaacacacacaaagagaTGAAGATATTGAGCTTGTGGTGCCACCGGTTTTTGAAAACTGTAAGAGGGTTTTAGATGCAGGGGAGCAAATAGTTGCAAGGGACTTGTATTGGGAAGCTGTTTGTGATATGTCTAAGAAGAACCCTGAGGAGTTGCTTTTGAGGAGCATTGAGAAGAACCCTTTTGTGGGGGAGCCGCATGTGGTGTTGGGTCAGGTTTATTTGACCAAAGGGATGTTTGAGGAGGCTGAGAGAGGGCTAACCCTTATGTTGGAGTGGGGGAGTTCATGGGATAAGAGGATGTCTTGGAAAGTATGGATTGCTTGGGCTAGAGTTTTGTTGATCAAGGCTAAGGAAAAGTCATGGCCAAAGACTTCTGGGGGCATCTACAGCTTGGGTCTTGTGAAATAA